The DNA window ATGGTTAAGATTGCTGGCACCAGAATGGggctgaagatgatgaaaacCGGGATGAACACAGCCAGGCCAACTAGCGTGACTGCCAGCGTCAAACCCGCGAGTCCAAGTAGTGAGCCACCAAGAGGGACGAGGGTCACAACGGCAAGGATTGTGGAGGCTGAAGGGCCTGCTCGTCCCTTGGCACCGACGTCGTCGTAGCGACGTTGGGGGTGGACTTGTATTTGGTGTGGTTGTGGACGATCAGCCATTTTGGTTAAGGCAAAGATAAGTTGGAAGGAAGAAAGACATTGGAAGGtgtttataaatggtggtggGATTTGCAAAATGGTGACACGTACATGTGAGATGGTGAGTAGGGGCTTTGCATGGGGAACAAGTTTCATTCGGAACCTATGAACTACtttttaaagggaaaaaaaaacccaaaaagataTCAAATTTAGATAGATAAATGGCAACTTTGCAGTGTGCATGGAGTAGAACTTGTACAAATCTTGGTACagaatctttctttctttctgatGCAGTAAAGTTTATGCACagttttttatgaattttagtTGTGGTAGAAAGTGACAACGGGTTAAAAAATTCAGggtaaaaaaattctatttttaccAAGCTAAACCAGAAATTTACCCTTGGCATTATAAGAAGTTATGGTTTTGTGTTGTATTGTAGTTTAGTGGGAGAAGCAAGGCATTTGGATTTGGCGGGGAGTTTTCTGCACAATGCTCTTTCCTTATCCTTTACCCTTGGCGGCATCATGCAATGTAATGAATCAAAAACCAATCTTAtccaaatctatttatttatgtagCGTGACCGGATATAGCTGAGTGGATAATACACTTAATATCTTCTTTAGAGTTGAACAACATAGTATTCATGATCATCGTCTTATACGATAAGTTCATTGTATTCATGTGCATCGTCTTGTTCAccatcttccttttcttgttctcACTTGCATTTTAGTTGATCGAA is part of the Cucurbita pepo subsp. pepo cultivar mu-cu-16 chromosome LG03, ASM280686v2, whole genome shotgun sequence genome and encodes:
- the LOC111791497 gene encoding oleosin 18.2 kDa-like, with amino-acid sequence MKLVPHAKPLLTISHVRVTILQIPPPFINTFQCLSSFQLIFALTKMADRPQPHQIQVHPQRRYDDVGAKGRAGPSASTILAVVTLVPLGGSLLGLAGLTLAVTLVGLAVFIPVFIIFSPILVPAILTIGLAVLAFLTSGAFGLTALSSLTWAFNYIRRAAGFMPDQIDQAKRRMQDMAGYVGQKTKDLGQEIQSRTQEQGRKT